One region of Bosea sp. 29B genomic DNA includes:
- a CDS encoding NrsF family protein yields MAWQRPRTEELIDRLVADLRPRQIENRIQARRHWAAAILAIALPLLALAQPLRPDLASRLADQMFVASIMTSAMIFATGLLTVLMLRVPGRSWLWLLLPLIAFGLWIVSESATIALDLSQEGRRALAFESSPQCPLIIGAVGVPVFFGLLGLSQVGLIVWRGPVIAIAALSAFSLPATMLHLLHGLDTGAMVLLWHLGAISVFSIAAAFLLHRRFPRILCDWLGL; encoded by the coding sequence ATGGCATGGCAACGACCGCGAACGGAAGAGCTGATCGACAGGCTCGTCGCCGACCTGCGGCCTCGACAGATCGAAAATCGTATCCAGGCCCGCCGGCACTGGGCGGCTGCCATTCTCGCGATCGCACTGCCGCTGCTGGCGCTCGCGCAGCCTCTTCGTCCCGATCTCGCCTCGCGTCTGGCGGATCAGATGTTCGTCGCTTCGATCATGACCTCTGCGATGATTTTCGCCACAGGTCTCCTGACGGTCCTCATGCTGCGCGTCCCAGGCCGATCGTGGCTCTGGCTTCTCCTGCCGCTGATCGCCTTCGGGCTCTGGATCGTTTCGGAGTCAGCCACCATCGCCCTCGACCTCTCCCAGGAGGGTCGGCGTGCCTTGGCCTTTGAGAGCAGCCCGCAATGTCCATTGATCATCGGGGCTGTCGGCGTCCCCGTTTTTTTCGGCCTCCTCGGCCTCAGTCAGGTCGGCCTCATTGTGTGGAGAGGACCAGTCATTGCTATCGCCGCTCTGTCCGCCTTCTCTTTACCGGCAACCATGCTGCATCTGCTTCACGGCCTCGATACGGGCGCGATGGTCTTGCTATGGCATCTCGGCGCGATCAGCGTTTTCTCGATCGCGGCGGCATTCCTCCTTCATCGACGCTTCCCGCGCATTCTGTGCGACTGGCTCGGATTATGA
- a CDS encoding heavy metal translocating P-type ATPase has protein sequence MSSPHSHHDHHDHQQHAGAKSGPDADQGGAKIVAAAGSSHSDHAGHDHGAMVADFRRRFWVTLVLTPPVLVLSPMIRDWLGLTDLLSFQGDGLVLFVLSTIAYLYGGWPFLTGFFSELRKGQPGMMTLIALAISAAYFFSAAVTFGFPGEAFYWELVTLIAIMLLGHWVEMRSVMGASRALEELVRLLPDSATRIDADGTTHEVAISDLKPGDHVIVRPGAKVPVDGEIVEGSSGFNEAMLTGESRPVTKTVGATAIGGAINGANAVTIKVTKTGDSTYLAQVIDLVKKAQATRSRTQDIANRAAAWLTYIALVVGFGTLFVWWIWLGAPLEFALERMVTVMVVACPHALGLAVPLVVAVSTSLSASNGLLIRDRAAFERARNLDAVVLDKTGTLTEGRFGVSDVVLLAGGDENAELAFAAAAENQSEHPIAHGIVAEAKRRNVAIPKASEVSNITGEGIVAKVDGQDIRIVSPGHLARQGKPITHEKLKQLETQGKTVVALLRDGEPRALFALADIIRPESKEAIDELTRLGIKAIMLTGDAKGVAESVSKELGIAEYFAEVLPDQKSDKIKELQARGLSVAMVGDGVNDAPALVQADLGVAIGAGTDVAVESADVVLVKSDPRDVAAILGLSRATYRKMVQNLIWATGYNTVAIPMAAGITFGTGFLMTPAIAAVFMSASTIIVAINAQFLRFYRRHG, from the coding sequence ATGAGCTCACCGCATTCCCATCACGACCACCACGATCATCAACAGCACGCGGGCGCCAAATCCGGGCCTGATGCCGATCAGGGTGGCGCCAAGATCGTTGCGGCAGCCGGGTCCAGCCATTCGGATCACGCCGGTCACGACCACGGAGCCATGGTCGCCGACTTCCGGCGCCGATTCTGGGTCACCTTGGTCCTGACACCTCCGGTACTAGTGCTCTCGCCGATGATCCGGGACTGGCTCGGCCTCACCGATCTTCTGTCCTTCCAAGGCGACGGATTGGTCCTCTTCGTGTTGTCGACCATCGCCTATCTCTACGGCGGCTGGCCGTTCCTGACCGGCTTCTTCTCCGAGCTGCGCAAGGGCCAGCCGGGAATGATGACGCTCATCGCACTGGCGATCTCGGCGGCCTATTTCTTCTCCGCAGCAGTCACCTTCGGTTTCCCAGGGGAGGCATTCTACTGGGAGCTCGTCACCCTCATAGCCATCATGCTGCTCGGTCACTGGGTGGAGATGCGCTCGGTGATGGGCGCTTCGCGCGCACTGGAAGAGCTGGTTCGTCTCTTGCCCGACAGTGCGACCCGAATCGACGCTGACGGCACGACGCATGAGGTAGCGATTTCCGATCTCAAGCCGGGCGACCACGTCATCGTCCGCCCGGGCGCTAAGGTGCCGGTCGACGGCGAGATCGTCGAGGGATCGTCAGGCTTCAATGAGGCGATGCTGACGGGCGAATCGCGTCCCGTCACCAAGACCGTCGGCGCGACGGCGATCGGTGGCGCGATCAACGGCGCGAACGCGGTCACCATAAAAGTGACCAAGACGGGCGATTCGACCTATCTCGCTCAGGTCATTGATCTCGTGAAAAAGGCGCAGGCAACGCGCTCGCGCACCCAGGACATCGCCAACAGGGCGGCTGCTTGGCTGACCTATATCGCCCTTGTCGTCGGCTTCGGCACGCTGTTCGTTTGGTGGATCTGGCTCGGCGCGCCCCTTGAATTCGCGCTTGAGCGCATGGTCACCGTCATGGTCGTGGCTTGCCCGCATGCCCTCGGCCTCGCCGTTCCGCTGGTGGTCGCCGTCAGCACATCGCTGAGCGCCAGCAATGGCCTTCTGATCCGCGACCGCGCAGCGTTCGAGCGGGCACGCAATCTCGATGCGGTCGTGTTGGACAAGACCGGCACACTCACGGAAGGCCGCTTCGGTGTCAGCGACGTCGTGCTGCTCGCAGGGGGTGACGAGAATGCCGAACTCGCCTTTGCCGCCGCGGCCGAGAACCAGTCTGAACATCCGATCGCGCACGGGATCGTCGCCGAGGCGAAGCGCAGAAACGTCGCCATTCCGAAAGCCAGTGAGGTGAGCAACATCACGGGCGAAGGCATCGTCGCGAAGGTCGACGGGCAGGACATTCGCATCGTTAGTCCCGGACATCTCGCCCGGCAGGGCAAGCCCATCACCCACGAGAAGCTGAAGCAGCTCGAGACGCAGGGCAAGACAGTGGTGGCGCTGCTGCGCGACGGTGAACCGCGTGCGCTCTTCGCGCTCGCCGACATCATCCGCCCCGAATCCAAGGAAGCGATCGACGAACTGACGCGGCTCGGCATCAAAGCCATCATGCTGACAGGCGACGCGAAGGGCGTCGCTGAAAGCGTGTCGAAGGAGCTCGGGATCGCGGAATATTTCGCGGAAGTGCTGCCCGACCAGAAATCCGACAAGATCAAGGAACTCCAGGCCCGCGGCCTCTCCGTGGCGATGGTCGGAGACGGCGTCAATGATGCGCCGGCGCTCGTCCAGGCGGACCTCGGCGTCGCCATTGGGGCAGGCACCGACGTGGCCGTGGAGTCGGCGGACGTCGTCCTCGTCAAGAGCGATCCGCGCGACGTCGCCGCGATCCTCGGCCTGTCGCGCGCCACCTATCGCAAGATGGTGCAAAACCTAATCTGGGCGACCGGCTATAACACGGTCGCCATCCCGATGGCCGCCGGCATCACCTTCGGAACAGGCTTCCTGATGACGCCGGCCATCGCTGCAGTTTTCATGTCCGCGAGCACGATCATCGTCGCCATCAATGCCCAGTTCCTGCGCTTTTACCGCAGACACGGCTGA
- a CDS encoding DUF305 domain-containing protein, whose protein sequence is MQPKLKAMLVFAFLFPPTLALAQHDAHHDSGVGDQPSPPAVAAAPQPCGPMTGMIKDTMGEHMSACLAPLPQASQAYMRAMMGMHMPMMEAMQAKDPDLAFVKGMIPHHQAAIDMARAVLQFGSDESAKTMAQQIIASQQSEIDRMREWLRRRGE, encoded by the coding sequence ATGCAGCCCAAGCTGAAAGCGATGCTGGTATTCGCGTTCCTGTTCCCGCCGACGCTCGCTCTTGCGCAGCACGACGCGCACCATGACAGCGGGGTGGGGGACCAGCCCTCTCCTCCCGCAGTCGCGGCGGCACCGCAGCCATGCGGGCCGATGACGGGTATGATCAAAGACACGATGGGCGAGCACATGTCGGCATGCCTGGCGCCCTTGCCGCAAGCGTCGCAGGCTTACATGCGGGCGATGATGGGCATGCACATGCCGATGATGGAGGCGATGCAAGCGAAAGACCCGGATTTGGCTTTCGTCAAAGGAATGATACCGCATCATCAGGCCGCGATCGACATGGCGCGAGCAGTGCTTCAATTCGGATCCGACGAATCCGCGAAGACCATGGCGCAGCAGATCATCGCGAGCCAGCAATCCGAAATCGATCGGATGCGTGAGTGGTTGCGGCGACGCGGCGAGTAA
- a CDS encoding cyclopropane-fatty-acyl-phospholipid synthase family protein, producing MNALVFRTLRRLIKKGTLTIMTANGVARTFGDGGGAPVAIRFRNATAQRRVLFDPELRLGEAFVDGDLIVEQGTITQLLELLLSQEHTGTRPIATKMLAGLRFVVRRLAQTNGRKRSKRNVAHHYDLSAKLYELFLDEDMQYSCAYFENPDMSLDEAQQAKKRHIAAKLRADRQDRVLDIGCGWGGLALYLAEAFDARVTGITLSTEQLEFARTRAAASSDPARLDFRSQDYRDVTERFDRIVSVGMFEHVGVNHYDAFFRKCRDLLDDDGVLLLHSIGRSDPPSYTNPWIAKYIFPGGYIPALSEVLSAIERSGLVVTDIEILRLHYAETLRHWRERFLAHRATAVELFDQRFARLWEYYLAVSELAFRYQGMMVFQIQVARRQDAVPLTRAYIEREERRLQNLTAEEPECGRICQPTFVTVS from the coding sequence ATGAATGCCCTTGTCTTCAGAACCCTTCGCCGCCTGATCAAGAAGGGTACTCTCACAATAATGACAGCCAATGGCGTCGCCAGAACGTTCGGTGATGGTGGCGGGGCGCCGGTCGCGATCCGGTTCAGAAACGCCACTGCGCAGCGACGGGTCCTGTTTGATCCTGAACTTCGCCTTGGCGAGGCCTTCGTCGACGGCGACCTCATCGTCGAGCAGGGCACCATCACGCAGTTGCTCGAGCTGCTTTTGTCCCAGGAGCACACCGGCACCAGGCCGATTGCGACAAAGATGCTGGCCGGCCTGCGCTTCGTCGTCCGGCGGCTTGCGCAGACAAACGGCCGCAAGCGATCGAAGCGAAACGTTGCCCATCACTACGATCTCAGCGCAAAACTCTACGAACTGTTCCTCGACGAGGACATGCAATACAGCTGCGCTTACTTCGAAAATCCAGACATGTCCCTCGACGAGGCTCAGCAGGCGAAGAAGCGCCACATCGCAGCAAAGCTCCGCGCCGATCGCCAAGACCGCGTACTTGACATCGGCTGCGGTTGGGGAGGCCTGGCGCTGTACCTTGCCGAAGCCTTCGACGCCCGCGTCACCGGAATCACGCTGTCGACGGAGCAGCTTGAATTCGCCCGAACTCGTGCTGCCGCGTCTTCAGATCCGGCGCGTCTCGACTTTCGGTCTCAGGACTATCGCGACGTCACCGAGCGCTTCGATCGCATCGTCTCTGTGGGTATGTTCGAACATGTTGGCGTGAATCATTACGACGCGTTCTTCCGCAAATGCCGCGATCTGCTGGATGACGATGGCGTGCTTCTGCTTCACTCTATCGGCCGTTCCGATCCACCAAGTTACACAAATCCGTGGATCGCAAAGTATATATTCCCCGGCGGATACATACCGGCGCTCTCCGAAGTCCTTTCGGCGATCGAGCGGTCCGGGCTCGTCGTCACGGATATCGAAATCTTGCGGCTGCACTATGCGGAGACGCTCAGACACTGGCGAGAGCGATTTCTAGCACACCGCGCGACGGCCGTTGAACTCTTCGATCAACGCTTCGCGCGGTTGTGGGAGTACTACCTTGCCGTTTCGGAGCTTGCTTTCCGCTATCAGGGGATGATGGTTTTTCAGATTCAGGTCGCTAGACGGCAGGATGCGGTTCCCCTCACGCGCGCCTATATCGAGCGCGAAGAGCGCCGTTTGCAGAACCTCACAGCCGAAGAGCCAGAATGCGGGCGGATATGCCAGCCGACTTTCGTGACGGTCAGTTGA
- the arcC gene encoding carbamate kinase — MRIVVALGGNALLKRGEPMSADVQRANVRQAAAALADLARNHDIVVAHGSGPQVGLLALQAAALTEVPPYPLDVISAESIGMIGYMIEQELANVLPPATRLATLLTHIEVERDDPAFSRPEKPIGPIYTAHEAENARAAHGWPVAEEAPGRWRRVVSSPLPKRIVQIEVIRMLVTAKVVTICAGGGGIPVVRDAAGDLQGVEAVIDKDRAAGLLAADLAADAFLMLTDVDAVYLDWGTPQQRPVRRARPAEFAAHRFPPGSMGPKVEAACQFAATPGRIAGIGRLQDARAILEGNAGTTVISDEAHS, encoded by the coding sequence ATGCGCATTGTTGTTGCACTTGGGGGGAATGCGCTGCTGAAACGCGGAGAGCCCATGAGCGCCGACGTTCAGCGCGCCAATGTGCGACAGGCGGCTGCGGCCCTCGCCGATCTCGCTAGAAACCACGATATCGTCGTCGCTCATGGAAGTGGCCCGCAAGTGGGATTGCTCGCCCTTCAGGCCGCCGCGTTGACGGAGGTTCCACCCTATCCCCTGGATGTCATCAGCGCCGAAAGCATCGGCATGATCGGCTACATGATCGAGCAGGAACTCGCCAACGTCCTCCCTCCGGCCACTCGACTGGCCACTTTGCTGACCCACATCGAGGTGGAGCGCGACGATCCCGCGTTCAGCCGTCCCGAGAAGCCGATTGGTCCGATTTATACGGCCCATGAGGCCGAAAATGCCCGCGCGGCGCATGGCTGGCCCGTAGCTGAAGAGGCGCCGGGCCGGTGGCGGCGCGTGGTTTCCTCGCCGTTGCCGAAACGGATCGTCCAGATCGAGGTCATCCGCATGTTGGTCACCGCGAAGGTCGTCACGATCTGCGCTGGCGGCGGCGGAATTCCCGTTGTCCGCGACGCTGCTGGCGACCTTCAGGGGGTCGAGGCCGTTATCGACAAGGATCGCGCCGCCGGACTGCTTGCCGCAGACCTCGCCGCCGATGCATTTCTCATGCTGACGGATGTCGATGCCGTGTATCTCGACTGGGGTACACCCCAGCAACGTCCGGTTCGACGAGCGCGGCCCGCTGAATTTGCGGCCCACCGGTTTCCGCCCGGCTCCATGGGTCCGAAGGTGGAGGCAGCCTGCCAGTTCGCTGCGACGCCCGGCCGGATTGCGGGCATCGGGCGACTGCAAGACGCCCGGGCGATCCTCGAGGGCAACGCCGGAACGACCGTCATATCAGATGAGGCCCATTCGTGA